The following proteins are encoded in a genomic region of Candidatus Rokuibacteriota bacterium:
- a CDS encoding (2Fe-2S)-binding protein, with product MDVSVELALTVNGVPVRRRVEPRQSLADFLRYELELTGSHVGCEHGACGACTVRVDGTPVRGCLMLAVQADGSRVETIEGIAASGELADLQRAFAEENALQCGFCTPGMLLTAQEILRRNPRAGDVEIREGLSGNYCRCTGYHAIVQAVLRAGGVREKGQP from the coding sequence ATGGACGTCTCGGTCGAGCTTGCGCTGACGGTCAACGGGGTGCCCGTGCGGCGACGGGTCGAGCCCCGCCAGAGCCTCGCGGACTTCCTGCGCTACGAGCTCGAGCTCACGGGCTCCCATGTCGGCTGCGAGCACGGCGCCTGCGGCGCCTGCACGGTGCGGGTGGACGGGACGCCGGTCCGCGGCTGCCTCATGCTCGCCGTGCAGGCCGACGGCTCCCGCGTGGAGACCATCGAGGGAATCGCGGCAAGTGGCGAGCTGGCCGATCTCCAGCGCGCCTTCGCCGAGGAGAACGCGCTGCAATGCGGATTCTGCACCCCGGGGATGCTCCTCACGGCGCAGGAGATCCTGCGCCGGAATCCGCGGGCCGGCGACGTCGAGATCCGAGAGGGCCTGTCGGGGAACTACTGCCGGTGCACCGGCTATCACGCCATCGTCCAGGCCGTCCTCAGGGCGGGAGGCGTGCGGGAAAAGGGACAGCCATGA
- a CDS encoding xanthine dehydrogenase family protein subunit M, translating to MKPAPFAYHRPASMTEAFDLMERYGPGGRLLAGGQSLVPALNMRLATPAAVIDINRLPGLDGIRVTPEGLVIGALCRHAAVERSPLVARHAPLVAQAMPHIGHLAIRARGTVGGSIALADPAAELPACLVALDATVRAARRGGTRDIAAAAFFLGIYTTALGPGEIVTEVVIPRPREGWRSHFGELARRAGDYALVGLAINSRVEGDVLLEPRLVFTGVGPTPARAAGAEGALAGRRPDPPAIAGAGRALDADLDPPADVHASAALRRQLARVLLARGLRGLMES from the coding sequence GTGAAACCCGCGCCATTCGCTTACCACCGGCCGGCGTCGATGACCGAGGCCTTCGACCTGATGGAGCGCTACGGGCCCGGGGGGCGCCTCCTGGCTGGAGGCCAGAGCCTGGTCCCCGCCCTGAACATGCGGCTGGCCACCCCCGCCGCGGTCATCGACATCAACCGCCTGCCCGGGCTGGACGGCATCCGGGTCACCCCGGAGGGCCTCGTCATCGGCGCCCTCTGCCGTCACGCGGCCGTCGAGCGCTCCCCGCTCGTGGCGCGGCATGCCCCGCTGGTGGCCCAGGCCATGCCCCATATCGGGCACCTGGCGATCCGCGCCCGGGGCACGGTCGGGGGCAGCATCGCCCTCGCCGACCCGGCCGCCGAGCTGCCGGCCTGCCTGGTGGCCCTCGATGCCACCGTGCGTGCGGCGCGCCGGGGCGGCACTCGCGACATCGCCGCCGCGGCCTTCTTCCTCGGCATCTACACGACGGCGCTCGGGCCCGGCGAGATCGTCACCGAGGTGGTCATCCCCCGGCCTCGGGAGGGGTGGCGCTCCCATTTCGGGGAGCTGGCCCGGCGGGCGGGGGACTATGCCCTGGTGGGGCTGGCCATCAATAGCCGCGTCGAAGGCGATGTGCTGCTGGAGCCGCGGCTCGTGTTCACCGGCGTGGGGCCGACGCCGGCACGGGCCGCCGGGGCGGAGGGGGCCCTGGCCGGCCGCCGACCCGACCCGCCCGCCATCGCCGGGGCGGGCCGGGCCCTGGATGCCGATCTGGATCCGCCCGCCGACGTGCACGCCTCGGCGGCGCTCCGCCGCCAGCTGGCCCGCGTCCTCCTCGCCCGCGGCCTCCGCGGCCTCATGGAGAGCTGA
- a CDS encoding DUF2007 domain-containing protein, translating into MGRRAKVIRLQVGPRPPTPAPAADEPAAGGLVEVRRCRDQAEALVVRALLDSEGIASVLRGHLVQSLHPFSVGDQAEVTVLVPAPEGPRAREVLGPPPGRPDGRSIPRPRSRR; encoded by the coding sequence ATGGGGCGCCGCGCGAAGGTCATCCGCCTCCAGGTCGGCCCGCGGCCACCGACGCCCGCGCCGGCGGCGGACGAGCCGGCGGCGGGCGGGCTCGTCGAGGTACGCCGCTGCCGCGATCAGGCCGAGGCCCTGGTGGTCCGCGCGCTGCTGGATAGCGAGGGCATCGCCTCCGTCCTGCGCGGCCACCTCGTGCAGTCGCTCCACCCGTTCAGCGTCGGAGACCAGGCCGAGGTGACCGTGCTCGTCCCGGCGCCGGAGGGGCCCCGGGCGCGGGAAGTCCTCGGCCCCCCGCCGGGGCGCCCGGACGGGCGCAGCATCCCCCGCCCCCGATCACGCCGCTGA